Genomic window (Rosa chinensis cultivar Old Blush chromosome 6, RchiOBHm-V2, whole genome shotgun sequence):
ACTGTGCTACCTGCTATGACTGTGCTCAGAGGTACATACTGAAAGATtttaatcttttctttttcctaatgTAATTCTTTCAGTGACTTTAGCGAAATTGAATCTTTCAGGATCATGGATGGGGAGAGTAAGGTGTGTccaatttgtagaaggctcattAATAAAGTGAGAAGATTGTTTAACTCCTAATTTTAAAGCTGCGGTCTTTGATTGTGAATTTGTGTGATTATTATGTTTTagaggaattttctttgtcacGAAAGAGACATTTAATATAGTATCTATAGAGAATGAGTGCCTAGAAGCTCTTATACCCGGATCTGCTCCCTAATTTCTCAATAAGCCGCATGAAGTTACTTTCTCGGATCAAGCTGCACTGAAGTGGGCGCCAAACTGAGATTAAGGGAAAGCTGAGTCATCAGATGACCATGTTATGCTTATTTTAGATACTTGTTCATTGAGAGAATGGAGAATGTGTCAAGTCTTTGAAACTTCAACTGCTTGGAGTTGTGCATAGTTTCGCCTAACTAGTTTTGTTAAGAAGAGAAAGCAAGAACCTCTTTTGTGGGGATATTCAAAGATTAGTTATGAAATTCAGTTTAACATCTCACTGGTATGCTTCAGCTGTTAACTCAGATCACTGTATGTTCTTCTCATGCTGATATGAAATTTGTATGGTAGATAATGTCTTTAATTAACCCTGAAATTCGAATACCTAAACAATGCGATCAGTATGTGTGGCTAGGTTAGAAAGATTCTTCAGATGATTATACCTGAAGTCTTCTAGTTAATAAATTGTCAGATTATGCCCAGCTGATACTACTTGGATCTTCTTGTTTTGGTACATCTACTTGGGATTTTCATATGTGATTTGGCTAGGCCACATTTACAAATCTCAATCGGCTGTCTTTTTAGATTGTACCACTGCTTTTGTACAGTTCCCTTGTATAGCTATTATTAATACTAATTTACTATTAAACAATAGATTACCAGTACTATTGATCTTATAAAATGAAGTACATCAGCTTCAGAGTTGCAGAGATCAACATAGCCATGGAAACCTCATTCCATTACTACATTTTGCTCCTCATTATTTATCTTCTCCTCAAGAACTACTTGcagaaaaataacaaaagacTCCCACCAAGCCCTTCTCTATCTTTCCCTATCATAGGTCATCTCTGCCTCATCAAGAAACCCCTCCACAGAACACTTGCAAAATTAGCCAACAAATATGGATCAATCTTGTACATCAAGTGCGGCTCCCGCCCTGTCGTCATTGTATCTTCTCCTTCTGCAGCTGAGGAATGCTTCACCAAAAATGACATTGCTTTTGCTAACCGCCCCGGGCTGCTTGCCGGAAAACACCTAGGATATAAATACACCACCCTTGTCTGGGCCTCTTATGGCTCTCACTGGCGCAACTTGAGGCGCATAGCTTCCCTTGAGCTATTGTCATCTCACCGCCTTCAGATGTTTCATGGAATACGTGCAGATGAAGTCAGATCATTGATTTTACGCCTTTTCCGAGGTTCCATTGGTGGTGAGTTTTACATTGTGGACATGAAGTCGACGTTTTTTCAGCTGACTCTTAATGTTATCATGAGGATGATTGCTGGAAAAAGATACTATGAGGAAGGCAGGACAGGATTGGAGGAAGCTAAGAGGTTTGAACAGATTGTGGTAGAGACATTTCAATTGAGTGGAGCTACTAACATTGGAGATTTTGTACCAGTTTTGAAATATGTTGGATCAAATGGGCTTGAAAAAAAGTTGTTGATATTGCAAAAGAAGAGGGACAAGTTCATGCAAGATTTGATTGAAGAACATAGAAGAGGGCAGAGTGGCTCTGTTTCTGAACAGAGGAGCAAGACCATGGTGGATGTGTTGCTGTCACTGCAAGAAACTGAACCTGAATACTACACTGATGAAATCATAAGAGGCCTGATGCAAGTAAGCTTCCTCACTCAAAACTAGTTTACATATGGGAAAATGAAAAATTCTATGATACATTAACGTATCAGTACATCAAAGGTAGACCAACTGCCTATAGGGGTACCCACTCTCCCTCTATTTAGTGTTTTAAACAGCTCTACTTGATGTTTGGTTACATTGATATTACCGTATGACAAGATAACTATGTAAATTTACATTTCAAAATATTAGATTAAATGGTTGAGTTCTTTGGGCTTTTTCCCCAATTGTTACAGGTGATGTTATCAGCAGGAACAGAAACCTCAGCTGGAACCATGGAATGGGGCTTTTCACTTTTGCTCAACAACCCAGAAGCCCTAGCAAAAGCACAGACAGAAATTGATGTCCAAATTGGGCAAACCAGGCTCATAGAGGAAGCAGACCTTGCCAACCTTCCCTATCTCCATGGCATCATAAACGAGACCCTCAGAATGTACCCAGCAGCCCCACTTCTAGTACCCCATGAGTCATCACAAGAGTGTACACTGGGAGGCTACCATGTCCCACGTGGCACAATGCTGTTGGTGAACATGTGGGCCATACAGGATGATCCCAAATTGTGGGAGCAGCCAGAGCAGTTCAAGCCAGAGAGATTTTTAACTCCACAGAAGGAAGCAAACGGTTTCAAGTTGCTGCCATTTGGGACAGGAAGAAGGGGCTGTCCCGGCGAAGGGTTAGCGACCAGAATCGTAGGGCTGGCCTTAGGGTCACTGATCCAGTGTTTCGAGTGGAAGAGAAATGGTGAAGAAATGGTGGACATGAGCGAAGGGGCTGGCCTCACCGTGCCTAAAGCTCAAGCCTTACTAGCGAAGTGCAGGCCACGCCCGATAATGCTAGCCCTACTTTCACAGCTCTGGTCTTTGTCTAAGAATATCAAGGACTGAAGGAAAGCAAAATCCATTCAGAGATTAAGAAGCAAAAAACAGTAGGCGCATGCAAGAGAATCAAATAAACATAGAGAAGGGGAATGTGGTTGTTACATCATATCTGAACTCTTTATTATGGTATGAGATTCGATGAGGGTTTCCAATACTTTGTTTCCAACTTTCCATAAATGTGTGTGGCTAGTTTGGTACATACTCATTTTGGGATAACTATGAAACACTGTAGAATTTTCGTTGTGATCGAGTGAACGGTGCGAGTGAGGATTGAGTCGACATGTTACTGGTGCATCTATGCTTTGTGTACTGCAGGGCCAAATGGCATGCATCATAACCCATtaaccaaaagaatggtgcttGTTTGTTCTACATTCTGTTCATTATCTTTAGGGATATCTTCACATATGGTATATAAATTTTAGacatttctacactttggtgtacaaactttcataactatcagaatggtgtatcaagtttgctccaatctttcattttggtgtacaccgttaaattttccgttatctttgtcaaaaaaaaaataaaaaattcagttatctttcttttagttttgtcatttttttttttttgtaaagataacTGAAAACTTAACGGCGTAtactaaaatgaaagattggagcaaacttgatacatcattctgatagttatgaaagttggtacaccaaagtgtagaaatgcctaaagttcatacaccatttgtgatgttttcccaTATCTTATGAATGTAAAAAGAGGTGCTAAGAGATTTCAAGCAACTCAACTTTCGAAACTCATAGTTTGTTTGGTATGTATAATATTTCATCCAAGTGACGTACagggaaagaaaatgaaaattagaTATGCTTATTTATATATACAAATCTGGGCTAACTAATGACGATGGATACTATAGGAAATGTTAGATGATCATGATTCATGAGCTTAACAGATATCTACTTTCCTAATATATTACTTCCTTAGTCCTTTTATAGTTGCGTAGAGAATTAGTCGAAATTAGTTAATTGTgaaaaatcaataatttcaaagaAAGACATTATTGTATCCTCAAAATCTACTAAACTTTTCTTCATAGGCCCCAATATGAATGGACAGTTTGATaacattaaatatatttttttattattaaaaaagtTACATATAAATATCAGCGGTTCAGATCTACTAGAATCACTAGTTGGCTTACACCGCCGCTGCATAAGTCATCTGTAATTAAGACTTATGATAACATGTTAATATCCGCAAAAGCACACCCCATTTATGACATGGCAATCATTTATTGGGCGAAAACACCATTACCGCAGGTATAAAAGGCAACGTAAGCGACAGTCTcgctctctctcaaatctggcGTTTGGTTAGTTTGTTGTAAACAACACTATCTACAGTCGAGTCCACCCCAACCCAACCCAATATTTTAAAAACCACGGCGGAAACACGGCATCGTTTTCCGTCCAAATGAGCGCCCAATTGCGCCAAGACGACCAGCTCAGTCAACATGCCAAGGAGGACGACGAAGAAGAAGCCAGCCGCTTATTGCGTCCGCAATCCTCGTCCTCCGATGTCGACGATGAGGTGGCGTACGAGTCGCGGGAGAAGATCCTGATCGTCGACGCCGACTCGGCcgccgacgacgacgacgacgattcGACTCAGGTCCCGCCGCCCTTCTCCTGGAAGAAGCTCTGGCTGTTCACAGGCCCGGGGTTCCTGATGAGCATAGCGTTTTTGGATCCGGGGAATTTAGAAGGGGATCTCCAGGCGGGAGCGATCGCCGGCTACTCTTTGCTGTGGCTGTTAATGTGGGCCACCGCCATGGGCCTGCTGGTCCAGCTGCTCTCGGCCCGCCTCGGAGTCGCCACCGGCCGGCACCTGGCGGAGCTCTGCCGCGACGAGTATCCCAAGTGGGCCGGGCTGGTGCTCTGGTTCATGGCTGAGCTGGCGTTGATTGGGGCGGATATTCAGGAGGTCATTGGGAGTGCCATTGCTATTCAGATTCTCAGCAATGGCTTTTTTCCGCTCTGGGCCGGAGTGCTCATTACGGCGTCGGATTGGTTCGTATTTTACCTCAtttttgatttggatttgtttgTATTTACTTCATTTTTGGTTTGGATTGGTTTGTATTTACTTCATTTTGATTTGGAAATTTCTGGATTTTATAATGTCTGCCCTTACATGAATTCGTTTGCCGTAATGTTTCCCGAGTTTGACTTTTGATTAGATTCAAAATTAGCTGCTTTTGTGTTGATTGTAACTTGGGCTGTTTGTTTGCACATcaacttagctcaatgcattgAACTGGAGTAAAATTCCAGTGTGTTGACTTCAGCATCTTCACCTAAAGcaactatttttttattttttatttttgagtcaattACATGTATGTTGTTGTGCTAACTTTCAGTTCAAACTCAACTAGTTAAACTCTTAGCTACAATGAATTTTGGCTGGTGattttaggcctcgtttggtttgcggaaaggaaagtaattcctttgtctttcccatgggaagggaaatgaaatttcccaaGAACTTTCCATTCCGTTGTTTGGTAACATAAAGAAATATATTACGAAATTTGGAACCACTTTCCCTCTTATCTTCCCTTCCTTCTGGAAagtatttcctttctttttgcaTCCCAAATGCAAGAAATGATCAAGtcctgatgcttactttccacgaaccaaacgaggccttaatGGCTTTGACAACTTCAGCGGTAATTGATGTTTTGATGGACAGTTTTCTCTCTTCATCCTTGGTGGTTGGACATGAGAAATTGGCCATTGAGGGATAATTAATTCTTTGGTTTGATAAAAATCTAGGGATAACTCTCTATTAACTAGAAATTTTTGTTGTCTCTTTCATGTAACAGTTTCCTTCTTTTAATTCTTGAGAACTATGGGGTGAGGAAGTTGGAAGGTGTTTTTGCGGTTCTCATTGCAACTAT
Coding sequences:
- the LOC112170026 gene encoding cytochrome P450 81Q32, which codes for MKYISFRVAEINIAMETSFHYYILLLIIYLLLKNYLQKNNKRLPPSPSLSFPIIGHLCLIKKPLHRTLAKLANKYGSILYIKCGSRPVVIVSSPSAAEECFTKNDIAFANRPGLLAGKHLGYKYTTLVWASYGSHWRNLRRIASLELLSSHRLQMFHGIRADEVRSLILRLFRGSIGGEFYIVDMKSTFFQLTLNVIMRMIAGKRYYEEGRTGLEEAKRFEQIVVETFQLSGATNIGDFVPVLKYVGSNGLEKKLLILQKKRDKFMQDLIEEHRRGQSGSVSEQRSKTMVDVLLSLQETEPEYYTDEIIRGLMQVMLSAGTETSAGTMEWGFSLLLNNPEALAKAQTEIDVQIGQTRLIEEADLANLPYLHGIINETLRMYPAAPLLVPHESSQECTLGGYHVPRGTMLLVNMWAIQDDPKLWEQPEQFKPERFLTPQKEANGFKLLPFGTGRRGCPGEGLATRIVGLALGSLIQCFEWKRNGEEMVDMSEGAGLTVPKAQALLAKCRPRPIMLALLSQLWSLSKNIKD